In a genomic window of Pelotomaculum thermopropionicum SI:
- the HisG gene encoding ATP phosphoribosyltransferase, with protein MKLRLGLPKGSLQEATFQLFKQAGFELTVRSRSYFPSVNDPELEVVLMRAQEIPRYVHEGVLDAGLSGLDWILENEADVVEVADLVYAKSTPNPIRLVIAVANDSNIKSVSDLNGKRIATELVRVTQKFLRENGVNAYVEYSYGATEVKVPHLVDAIADITETGSSLKANNLRVIATILESTTKLHANKESWNDPWKREKLQNLAVLLQGALRARARVGLKMNVPGDRLDTILAILPAMKQPTISQLVNSDWVAVEVILEERQVRDLIPALKRAGAHDIIEYPLTKVIP; from the coding sequence TTGAAGTTGCGCTTGGGTTTGCCCAAAGGCAGTCTCCAGGAGGCCACCTTTCAACTTTTTAAACAGGCCGGTTTTGAGCTTACCGTGCGGAGCCGCTCCTACTTTCCTTCGGTTAACGACCCCGAACTGGAAGTTGTGCTGATGAGGGCGCAGGAAATCCCCCGCTACGTGCATGAGGGGGTGCTAGATGCCGGTTTAAGCGGCCTGGACTGGATCCTGGAAAACGAGGCGGATGTTGTGGAAGTGGCCGACCTGGTTTACGCCAAAAGCACGCCAAACCCCATCCGACTGGTGATTGCCGTTGCCAACGACAGCAACATAAAGAGCGTGTCCGACCTGAACGGCAAGAGGATAGCCACCGAACTGGTGCGGGTAACCCAGAAGTTTCTGAGGGAGAACGGCGTAAACGCCTATGTGGAGTACTCTTACGGGGCCACCGAAGTAAAGGTGCCGCACCTGGTCGATGCCATTGCCGACATTACTGAAACGGGAAGCTCGTTAAAGGCCAACAACCTGCGGGTTATTGCCACCATTTTGGAATCCACCACCAAGCTCCACGCCAATAAGGAGTCCTGGAACGACCCGTGGAAAAGGGAGAAACTGCAAAACCTGGCCGTTCTGCTGCAAGGGGCGCTCCGGGCCAGGGCCCGGGTCGGCCTCAAGATGAACGTGCCGGGCGACCGGCTGGATACCATCCTGGCTATTTTACCAGCTATGAAGCAGCCTACCATCTCGCAACTGGTCAACAGCGACTGGGTGGCGGTGGAGGTTATTCTGGAGGAAAGGCAGGTGCGCGACCTCATCCCGGCGCTGAAAAGGGCGGGAGCGCATGATATAATTGAGTATCCCCTGACGAAGGTGATCCCTTGA
- a CDS encoding uncharacterized conserved protein, with amino-acid sequence MYWQTKGAANTRATVEAALKRAGELGLKHIVVASCSGKSAELLLGRAGDFNITCVTHQVGFYNPGEDEMPAEARKKLTDGGIRVLTATHLMAGLDRACRNKFGGVYPSEIVASALRILGQGVKVCVEIAVMALDAGAIPYGTEIVSLGGTAEGLDTALVIQPAHSQNFFDTKIKEIICKPREF; translated from the coding sequence TTGTACTGGCAGACAAAAGGTGCAGCAAACACCAGGGCTACCGTCGAGGCGGCGCTCAAAAGGGCCGGCGAGCTGGGCTTAAAACATATCGTCGTGGCCTCCTGTTCGGGTAAGTCGGCGGAGCTGTTATTAGGCCGCGCCGGTGACTTCAATATTACATGCGTCACCCATCAGGTGGGCTTTTATAACCCGGGCGAAGACGAGATGCCGGCCGAAGCCAGGAAAAAGCTTACCGACGGCGGCATCAGGGTCCTGACCGCCACCCACCTTATGGCCGGTCTCGACAGGGCCTGCAGGAACAAATTCGGCGGGGTCTACCCGTCCGAAATAGTGGCCAGCGCCCTGCGCATCCTGGGACAGGGAGTAAAGGTATGCGTTGAGATTGCCGTAATGGCCCTGGATGCCGGGGCAATACCCTACGGCACCGAAATAGTGTCCCTGGGAGGCACGGCCGAAGGGCTGGATACGGCGCTTGTCATCCAGCCGGCCCATTCCCAGAACTTCTTCGACACAAAGATAAAAGAAATTATCTGCAAGCCCAGGGAATTTTAA
- the TrxB gene encoding thioredoxin reductase, giving the protein MEGERWDIAVVGCGPAGLSAAVNAAVRGRKAVVFGGEFCSPKLQKSPVVNNYLGLPGISGENLRKKFLEHVRRLNIPVRRLKVDSVCRAGDGMFLVAAGDRSFQARAVVIATGVTVSRLIEGEREFTGKGVSYCATCDGLLFGGRDVAVIAHTPEGVEEANFLAGACRRVYFIPGAKTAVSGLKPEVEVVRGEVEAITGNGFVSGIRLRDRELAVDGVFIYRETFLPDRLVPGLALNGNHIKVGRSFNTNIKGIFAAGDCTGKPYQLAKAVGEGQVAALSAVQYLDRVE; this is encoded by the coding sequence ATGGAAGGCGAAAGATGGGACATAGCCGTTGTCGGCTGCGGGCCGGCGGGCCTTTCTGCCGCTGTCAACGCTGCCGTAAGGGGCAGGAAGGCCGTGGTTTTTGGGGGAGAATTTTGTTCCCCGAAGCTGCAAAAGTCTCCTGTGGTGAACAATTACCTGGGGCTGCCGGGAATTTCCGGCGAAAACCTGAGGAAAAAGTTTCTGGAACACGTCCGCCGCCTGAATATACCCGTCCGGCGGCTGAAGGTAGATTCGGTCTGCCGGGCAGGGGACGGCATGTTTTTGGTTGCGGCCGGGGACCGGTCATTTCAGGCCCGGGCAGTCGTAATCGCAACCGGTGTGACCGTTTCCAGGTTAATTGAAGGTGAGCGGGAGTTTACCGGGAAAGGAGTAAGCTACTGCGCTACCTGTGACGGCCTGCTGTTCGGGGGCAGGGACGTGGCGGTAATTGCCCATACGCCTGAAGGGGTTGAGGAGGCGAATTTCCTGGCTGGCGCCTGCCGCAGGGTTTATTTCATTCCTGGCGCTAAGACGGCCGTCAGTGGCCTTAAGCCAGAAGTTGAGGTAGTAAGAGGCGAGGTTGAAGCCATTACCGGAAACGGCTTCGTTTCCGGGATCAGGCTTAGGGACCGGGAACTGGCGGTTGACGGGGTTTTTATCTACAGGGAGACCTTTCTCCCGGACCGTCTGGTGCCAGGCCTGGCCTTAAACGGCAACCACATTAAGGTTGGCCGAAGTTTCAACACAAATATTAAAGGGATCTTTGCCGCCGGCGACTGCACCGGCAAGCCCTATCAACTGGCCAAGGCGGTTGGGGAGGGCCAGGTGGCGGCTTTAAGCGCCGTGCAGTATCTCGACCGGGTTGAATAA
- the Lgt gene encoding prolipoprotein diacylglyceryltransferase codes for MINPVAVQIGPVSIYWYGIIMTAAFIAGTLLACYNARKYGLNPDHVINILVLIIPASIIGARLYYVIFNWETYRLNQLEIFATWHGGLAIHGGLTGGFLAGYFYVKRHRLDFWKMGDIFAPSIILGQAIGRWGNFINQEAYGVPVSSQFIGRFPGFIQRQMFIDGQYHHPAFLYESAWNLLVFFILMFCLGRRRFTGQVLLLYLALYSVGRFFIEGIRTDSLMLGPIRMAQLASLILIAVSAALYLARARKQA; via the coding sequence ATGATAAATCCGGTGGCAGTGCAGATAGGCCCGGTATCTATTTACTGGTACGGGATAATAATGACCGCAGCCTTTATCGCCGGCACCCTGCTGGCGTGCTACAACGCCAGAAAATACGGGCTTAACCCCGACCACGTCATCAACATCCTGGTTCTGATCATACCCGCCTCAATAATCGGAGCCAGGCTTTACTACGTGATCTTCAACTGGGAAACCTACAGGCTGAACCAGCTGGAAATATTCGCTACCTGGCACGGCGGCCTGGCCATCCACGGGGGCCTGACCGGTGGTTTTCTCGCCGGCTACTTTTATGTAAAAAGGCACCGCCTGGACTTCTGGAAGATGGGCGACATTTTTGCGCCCAGCATTATCCTCGGCCAGGCCATTGGCCGCTGGGGCAACTTCATCAACCAGGAAGCCTACGGGGTTCCGGTCAGCAGCCAATTTATCGGCCGCTTTCCCGGCTTTATCCAGCGGCAAATGTTCATCGACGGCCAGTACCACCATCCGGCCTTTTTATACGAGTCGGCCTGGAACCTGCTCGTCTTTTTCATTCTAATGTTCTGTCTGGGGCGCAGGCGATTCACCGGCCAGGTCCTGCTCCTGTACCTGGCCCTGTACTCCGTAGGGCGCTTTTTTATCGAAGGGATACGCACGGACAGCCTGATGCTGGGCCCGATCAGGATGGCCCAACTGGCCAGCCTCATTTTAATTGCCGTCTCCGCCGCCCTCTACCTGGCCAGGGCCAGAAAACAGGCCTGA
- the UgpQ gene encoding glycerophosphoryl diester phosphodiesterase: MGEGRKTKVLNMAHRGGAGLSPENTVYAFTRAVKCFGADVIELDVWSSREGCPVVIHDCTVDRTTNGRGRINRMTLDEIKRLDAAFRFTTDGGATYPLRGRGITIPTLREVFEALPGVRMNIEIQQAAPPIEKAVCDLLVEYGMQDRVVVAAKSTLVQRRFRAVSKESIAVSASISQGLIFSAFSRLGLSSLIRPGVQALQFPERVGLFRVITPKLVRDAHRQKMEVHAWIINDVKTMKSLIRMDVDGIITDYPDRLQRLLENR; encoded by the coding sequence TTGGGCGAAGGCCGCAAGACAAAAGTTTTAAATATGGCCCACAGGGGAGGCGCGGGGCTGTCTCCGGAAAATACCGTTTATGCTTTCACCCGTGCCGTAAAATGCTTTGGCGCAGATGTTATAGAGCTTGACGTGTGGTCAAGCAGGGAGGGGTGCCCGGTGGTGATTCACGACTGCACCGTGGATCGGACCACAAACGGGAGAGGCAGAATAAACAGAATGACCCTGGATGAGATAAAAAGGCTGGATGCGGCGTTCCGCTTCACCACGGACGGAGGCGCCACCTACCCGCTGCGCGGCCGGGGAATAACCATACCTACGCTGAGGGAAGTCTTCGAGGCCCTGCCGGGGGTGAGGATGAACATAGAAATCCAGCAGGCAGCGCCGCCAATAGAAAAGGCCGTGTGCGATCTCTTAGTGGAATACGGCATGCAGGACAGGGTCGTGGTTGCCGCCAAAAGCACCCTGGTGCAGCGCCGGTTTAGAGCCGTCAGCAAGGAGAGTATTGCCGTTTCCGCCTCTATTTCCCAGGGTCTTATTTTTTCGGCTTTCAGCAGACTCGGCCTGAGCAGCCTTATCAGGCCGGGCGTGCAGGCTCTGCAGTTTCCCGAAAGGGTGGGGCTGTTTCGGGTGATCACGCCGAAACTGGTCAGGGACGCCCACAGGCAGAAGATGGAGGTTCACGCCTGGATCATAAACGATGTAAAAACCATGAAGAGCCTGATTAGAATGGATGTGGACGGGATCATCACCGATTATCCAGACCGTTTGCAGAGGCTGCTTGAGAATCGTTAA
- a CDS encoding hypothetical protein (containing partial uncharacterized Fe-S protein region (COG1600)) → MNKEDLIKAAVDFIENSEDNYITRQVAISENVAGVKIFEKPVFAFGAADDEYFSIMKQPSVIGKHFLLPNEWLPQAKTVISFFLPFSEAVKKGNRKDLRWPSEEWLYGRIEGQVLVNKLCSHLQSVLTNAGYNSLVPGLDKRFRTDTKTSFTSNWSERHVAFICGLGTFGLSKGLITPKGMAGRLGSILTELYLPPDKREYEDVYEYCSMCGKCSKNCPVKAISVENGKDHAICSNFLDVTAEKFKPRYGCGKCQVGVPCESKIPKTDKG, encoded by the coding sequence ATGAACAAAGAGGATTTAATAAAAGCTGCGGTGGACTTTATAGAGAATTCAGAAGATAATTATATAACAAGGCAAGTAGCCATTTCGGAAAATGTTGCAGGGGTAAAAATTTTCGAAAAACCTGTCTTTGCTTTTGGCGCCGCGGACGATGAGTACTTTTCAATAATGAAACAACCGTCAGTAATAGGAAAGCATTTCCTGCTTCCAAACGAATGGCTGCCGCAGGCGAAGACGGTAATATCCTTTTTTCTACCGTTTAGTGAAGCCGTAAAAAAGGGAAACAGAAAAGATTTGCGATGGCCTTCGGAAGAATGGCTGTACGGGCGCATCGAAGGCCAGGTACTGGTAAACAAGCTGTGCTCGCATTTGCAGTCCGTACTGACAAATGCGGGATACAACAGCCTCGTGCCCGGTTTAGACAAAAGATTCCGGACCGATACCAAAACATCATTTACAAGTAACTGGTCCGAACGGCACGTTGCGTTTATATGCGGACTCGGAACATTCGGGCTTTCCAAAGGGCTCATAACCCCAAAAGGCATGGCCGGGAGGCTTGGCAGCATCCTCACAGAACTGTATTTGCCGCCTGACAAAAGGGAATACGAAGATGTATACGAATACTGTTCAATGTGCGGCAAATGTTCAAAAAACTGCCCGGTAAAAGCAATATCCGTAGAAAACGGGAAAGACCACGCCATATGCTCCAACTTTCTGGACGTAACAGCGGAAAAGTTCAAGCCCAGATACGGTTGCGGTAAATGCCAGGTGGGCGTGCCCTGTGAATCTAAAATACCGAAAACAGATAAAGGTTAA
- a CDS encoding uncharacterized conserved protein (containing HTH_4 domain): MTKDRYIYPAIFDYAEDGISVEFPDLPGCYTCGDNDEEALRMAKEALALHLYGLEEDGFPIPEPSPASRIKVEPNQVVVLVEVWMPPFRDEMEHRAVKKTLTIPKWLDDLAREHNVNFSHLLQNALKKYLGVSEKQT, translated from the coding sequence ATGACTAAAGACAGATATATCTACCCTGCCATCTTTGATTACGCAGAAGACGGTATTTCGGTTGAATTTCCCGACTTACCCGGATGCTACACCTGCGGTGACAATGACGAAGAAGCGCTGCGCATGGCTAAAGAAGCGCTAGCCCTTCACCTCTACGGCTTGGAAGAAGATGGCTTTCCCATTCCCGAGCCCAGCCCTGCAAGCAGAATAAAGGTGGAGCCCAACCAGGTTGTCGTTCTCGTTGAAGTGTGGATGCCGCCCTTCCGGGATGAAATGGAGCATCGGGCCGTTAAGAAGACGCTGACCATACCTAAATGGCTTGACGACCTGGCCCGGGAACATAACGTAAACTTTTCTCACCTGTTGCAAAATGCCCTTAAAAAATATCTGGGGGTCAGCGAAAAACAGACGTAG